A window of Phosphitispora fastidiosa contains these coding sequences:
- the sdhB gene encoding succinate dehydrogenase iron-sulfur subunit, with protein sequence MPDYIHLKIKRQNGSRDFPKWEEFKVPYKPNMNVLSVLMEIRKKPVNANGEKTTSVVWDCSCLEEVCGACTMIINGKVRQACSALIDKMPQPITLEPLSKFPVVRDLKVDRELLFEHLKKVKAWVNIDGTFDLGPGPRVSERERRWMYEISRCMTCGCCYEACPNFNSRSSFIGPAPLAQVLRFNKHPIGAMTQEERMETIMGEGGITDCGNSQNCIEACPKNIPLTTAIAQLNRDTTIHGIRNWFRK encoded by the coding sequence ATGCCTGATTATATTCACCTCAAAATAAAAAGACAAAACGGCAGCAGGGATTTCCCTAAGTGGGAAGAATTTAAAGTTCCATATAAGCCAAACATGAACGTATTATCGGTATTAATGGAAATTCGGAAAAAACCGGTTAATGCAAACGGCGAAAAGACTACATCGGTAGTCTGGGATTGTTCGTGCCTGGAAGAGGTGTGCGGGGCCTGCACAATGATTATTAACGGCAAGGTCAGACAGGCTTGCAGTGCATTAATTGATAAAATGCCACAGCCGATTACACTGGAACCGTTGAGTAAGTTTCCGGTAGTGCGTGACCTCAAGGTTGACCGGGAGCTCCTTTTTGAACATCTTAAAAAGGTCAAGGCCTGGGTCAATATTGACGGAACTTTTGATCTGGGGCCAGGTCCCCGGGTATCGGAGCGGGAAAGGCGATGGATGTATGAGATTTCACGCTGTATGACATGTGGCTGCTGTTATGAAGCATGTCCGAACTTTAACTCCAGGTCAAGCTTTATCGGCCCGGCGCCTCTTGCCCAGGTATTGCGCTTCAACAAACACCCCATTGGCGCCATGACCCAGGAAGAGCGTATGGAAACAATTATGGGCGAAGGGGGCATCACAGATTGCGGTAATTCCCAAAACTGCATTGAGGCATGCCCAAAAAATATTCCCCTGACTACAGCCATAGCTCAATTGAACAGGGATACCACAATACACGGAATCAGGAATTGGTTCAGAAAATAA